One Succinivibrio dextrinosolvens DNA window includes the following coding sequences:
- a CDS encoding integration host factor subunit alpha: MALTRADIADRLIIKQGLPKTTAQEFVDSFFEQIASTLESGEIVKLTGFGNFELKVKNARPGRNPKTGKEVTISSRRVTTFRAGQKLRNRIDMPSE; the protein is encoded by the coding sequence ATGGCGCTAACTAGAGCAGATATTGCAGACCGACTTATCATTAAACAAGGTCTACCTAAGACTACAGCACAGGAATTTGTTGATTCATTTTTTGAGCAGATAGCATCAACTCTAGAGTCAGGAGAAATCGTAAAACTAACCGGATTCGGTAACTTCGAGTTAAAAGTAAAGAATGCTCGTCCTGGAAGAAATCCAAAGACAGGTAAAGAAGTCACTATTTCCTCAAGACGTGTTACCACCTTTAGGGCCGGACAAAAACTAAGAAACAGAATTGATATGCCAAGTGAATAG
- the lon gene encoding endopeptidase La, producing the protein MSDNTPKDKDSLDPEKIKELNDKVDSIKENIRKGVEELKKTEALINAQNADSLKALAAKLASLGENVDGIDLPKSEPEEMFVIPTFGRPVMPSQITPMQIKSDYEEIITQIAQSEKKTFAIFAIDEKLEKKGKIRPSDFPKMGTLVKLLHAKAVPGEVHFVCEGIERVTIQEWKSFNGSPKAVLEYPENEMPEPGSEDEVKVKAYAMNLVSLLQELLPLNPMYSDEMRQYLLRFDQNDPSLLADCAASVTTTSAKSLQKVLDCTNILKRLELSQDLLQKELKAAKLHDEIKTTVNEKLSRKQKEYVLREQLKQIQKELGTRADSSSEADEYVDRMKKLSPPDYITKRFEKELKKLNTLDPNSPEYAGLTNYLDILTSIPWGEVAKEEIDIAKARKILDEDHEGLKDVKDRILEFLAVGALKGNTNGSILLFVGPPGVGKTSIGKSIAKALNRPFYRLSLGGVNDESVIKGHRKTYVGAMPGKFVQALREAKVMNPVIMLDEIDKLTRSYHGDPASTLLEALDPEQNNGFMDHYLDERLDLSKCLFICTANTTDTIPPALLDRMDPIRLSGYISQEKLAIAKKHLLPKGLEKANMKKSQLKISDSVLKKIIEEYARESGMRSTQRAIDKIIRKAAVKLLEGEKSVTITASSLFDYLGTAPFKREKKLEGVGVITGLAWTSVGGATLPIESSRVNNDAKGFELTGSLGDVMKESAHIAYSYVQSHMGTFCKEKKDFFKKAFIHLHVPEGATPKDGPSAGVTMATSLLSLAMNKAPRKGFAMTGELSLTGQVLAIGGIKEKTIAARRMGITNIICPKANESDVKELPAEVTEGVTYYYADTFNDVAKVIFATGKTK; encoded by the coding sequence ATGTCAGATAATACTCCTAAAGATAAAGACAGCCTTGATCCTGAGAAGATTAAAGAACTCAACGACAAAGTTGATTCCATCAAAGAGAATATTAGAAAAGGTGTTGAGGAACTAAAAAAGACAGAAGCCCTGATCAATGCCCAGAATGCTGATTCATTAAAAGCTCTCGCAGCAAAGCTTGCTAGTCTTGGCGAGAACGTGGATGGTATTGATCTTCCAAAGTCCGAGCCAGAGGAGATGTTCGTAATTCCAACCTTTGGCCGACCAGTAATGCCATCTCAGATTACTCCGATGCAGATAAAATCTGACTATGAGGAGATCATCACTCAGATTGCACAGTCAGAGAAAAAGACCTTTGCTATTTTTGCAATCGACGAAAAACTTGAGAAAAAAGGAAAGATCAGACCTAGCGATTTTCCAAAAATGGGTACTCTGGTCAAACTGCTACACGCAAAAGCCGTTCCTGGTGAGGTTCATTTTGTCTGTGAAGGAATTGAACGTGTAACTATCCAGGAGTGGAAAAGCTTTAACGGCTCCCCAAAGGCAGTTTTGGAGTATCCTGAAAACGAGATGCCAGAACCAGGATCAGAGGATGAAGTAAAGGTTAAGGCTTATGCCATGAACCTTGTATCCCTGCTTCAGGAACTGTTGCCACTAAATCCAATGTACTCTGATGAAATGCGTCAGTATCTGCTTCGCTTTGATCAGAATGATCCTTCTCTTTTGGCAGACTGCGCAGCATCTGTTACAACCACCTCAGCAAAATCCCTGCAGAAGGTTTTAGACTGTACCAATATTCTAAAGCGTCTGGAGTTATCTCAGGATCTGCTACAGAAGGAACTGAAGGCCGCAAAGCTTCATGACGAGATAAAAACCACCGTAAATGAGAAACTCTCAAGAAAGCAGAAGGAATATGTTCTAAGAGAACAGCTAAAACAGATTCAGAAAGAACTAGGAACTCGTGCTGACAGTTCATCTGAGGCAGATGAATATGTAGACAGGATGAAGAAGTTATCTCCACCAGACTACATAACCAAGAGATTCGAAAAAGAGCTAAAAAAGCTAAATACACTTGACCCTAATTCACCAGAATATGCAGGACTTACAAATTATCTGGATATTCTGACCTCAATTCCATGGGGAGAAGTTGCCAAGGAAGAAATCGATATCGCAAAAGCCAGAAAAATTCTGGATGAAGATCATGAAGGCCTAAAGGATGTTAAGGATCGAATTCTGGAATTTCTGGCAGTAGGAGCTCTTAAGGGAAATACCAACGGTTCAATTCTGCTGTTTGTAGGCCCTCCTGGTGTTGGTAAAACCTCTATTGGAAAATCAATTGCTAAAGCTTTAAACAGACCATTCTACAGACTGTCCTTAGGCGGTGTTAACGATGAATCTGTAATTAAGGGCCATCGCAAAACTTATGTAGGAGCTATGCCGGGAAAATTTGTCCAGGCGCTGCGAGAAGCCAAGGTTATGAATCCTGTAATCATGCTTGATGAAATCGACAAGCTGACCAGATCATATCATGGTGATCCTGCCTCAACTCTGCTTGAGGCCCTAGATCCAGAACAGAACAACGGCTTTATGGATCATTATCTGGATGAGAGACTGGATTTATCAAAGTGTCTGTTTATCTGTACAGCAAACACAACTGATACCATTCCGCCAGCTCTTTTGGATAGAATGGATCCGATAAGACTTTCTGGATACATCAGTCAGGAAAAACTGGCCATTGCCAAAAAGCATCTGCTGCCAAAAGGACTTGAGAAGGCTAACATGAAAAAGAGCCAGCTTAAGATCTCTGACAGTGTTCTCAAAAAGATTATTGAGGAATATGCTCGTGAGAGTGGTATGCGTTCAACCCAGAGAGCTATCGATAAAATCATCCGTAAAGCAGCCGTTAAGCTTTTAGAGGGAGAAAAGTCGGTAACTATAACCGCCTCCTCTCTGTTTGACTACCTTGGAACAGCACCATTCAAACGAGAAAAGAAACTTGAAGGAGTTGGTGTTATCACTGGACTTGCGTGGACCTCTGTTGGAGGAGCCACCCTTCCTATTGAGTCATCAAGGGTTAACAACGATGCAAAGGGATTTGAACTGACAGGCTCTCTGGGAGATGTCATGAAGGAATCAGCTCATATTGCCTACAGCTATGTTCAGTCACATATGGGAACCTTCTGTAAAGAGAAAAAGGATTTCTTTAAAAAAGCGTTCATCCATCTGCATGTACCAGAGGGAGCAACTCCAAAAGATGGTCCTTCTGCAGGTGTAACCATGGCAACAAGCCTTTTATCTCTTGCCATGAATAAGGCTCCAAGAAAAGGATTTGCCATGACAGGAGAGCTTTCTCTTACCGGTCAGGTTCTGGCAATCGGAGGCATAAAGGAGAAGACTATTGCTGCAAGACGAATGGGTATTACCAACATCATCTGTCCTAAGGCTAATGAGTCGGATGTAAAAGAACTGCCAGCAGAAGTTACCGAAGGTGTCACCTACTACTATGCAGATACATTCAACGATGTAGCAAAAGTTATATTCGCTACAGGCAAGACCAAATAG
- a CDS encoding aspartate-semialdehyde dehydrogenase, translating to MALKLAIYGYDSDIGKLVIETLEEQKIPLDDVFPLSPFSGEYDAVNICSQNYFVQPIEEFDFEKANVALFLSTQDESQRWISKAQNAGCIVVDNSHLFSGDEKTALVVPEINPFDIKKAIESRLVIPALAPSVQICLALGALHDEFGVTRAVATSMESVSEVGRLGTETLAHETTLLLNGMNGDHQGFSSQVAFNLHTLTGTVEDNGYTDHEQTVKTEVSRILGKFERGFDITTVQVPVFYGHTISVNADLEESVSVDDVTEAFKKSSYVTVKDNDENLTPVEDVINERTVLVSRIRQNIKGSKNVSFVCMMDNTRRGEAISCVEIVKLIAQNI from the coding sequence ATGGCATTAAAGTTAGCTATTTACGGTTATGATTCAGATATTGGAAAACTGGTTATTGAAACTCTTGAAGAGCAGAAAATTCCTCTTGATGATGTTTTCCCTTTATCTCCTTTCTCTGGAGAATATGATGCCGTAAATATCTGTTCACAGAATTATTTTGTTCAGCCTATCGAAGAATTTGATTTTGAAAAGGCTAATGTTGCTTTATTCTTAAGTACTCAGGATGAAAGCCAGCGCTGGATTTCAAAGGCTCAGAATGCTGGCTGTATTGTTGTCGATAACAGTCATCTTTTCAGCGGAGATGAGAAAACAGCACTTGTTGTTCCTGAGATAAATCCATTTGATATCAAAAAAGCTATAGAGTCTCGTTTAGTGATTCCTGCTCTTGCTCCATCAGTACAGATCTGTCTTGCTCTTGGTGCTCTTCATGATGAATTTGGTGTTACCAGGGCAGTCGCTACTTCAATGGAGTCTGTATCTGAGGTGGGAAGACTGGGAACCGAAACTCTTGCTCATGAGACCACTCTGCTGTTAAACGGAATGAACGGCGATCATCAGGGCTTCTCTTCTCAGGTAGCTTTTAATCTGCACACACTTACAGGTACTGTTGAGGATAACGGATATACTGATCATGAGCAGACTGTTAAAACAGAAGTTTCAAGAATACTTGGTAAATTTGAGAGAGGCTTTGATATAACTACTGTTCAGGTGCCTGTATTCTATGGTCACACCATCAGTGTAAATGCCGATCTTGAAGAGTCTGTTAGTGTTGATGATGTTACTGAGGCCTTTAAGAAATCATCATATGTTACTGTAAAGGATAATGATGAGAATCTTACTCCTGTTGAGGACGTAATCAACGAGAGAACTGTCCTTGTAAGCAGAATTCGTCAGAATATCAAAGGAAGCAAGAATGTTAGTTTTGTATGCATGATGGACAATACAAGACGTGGTGAAGCAATTTCCTGTGTTGAAATTGTGAAATTAATTGCACAAAATATATAG
- a CDS encoding HPr family phosphocarrier protein, protein MEKIVYKIKDRDGVHARPAGAIIKAISGYKSKITLIYQDRQIDLKGGIFGLLGLGIRFDDEIYIHVEGEDEKEAVVAVRRAFEEYL, encoded by the coding sequence ATGGAAAAAATTGTTTACAAAATCAAAGATCGTGATGGTGTACACGCTCGCCCAGCAGGTGCAATTATCAAAGCTATCAGCGGATATAAGTCAAAGATTACCTTAATTTATCAGGATCGACAGATTGATCTGAAAGGTGGAATCTTCGGACTTCTGGGTTTGGGTATTCGTTTTGATGACGAAATCTATATTCACGTTGAAGGTGAAGACGAAAAAGAAGCTGTTGTTGCAGTTAGAAGAGCCTTCGAAGAATATCTGTAA
- the hrpA gene encoding ATP-dependent RNA helicase HrpA has product MANKEQEKFISDVKNRFPLLTFRHRHLISRELNKLSSCQNDKVIELQLSISEKLEEYLEFFKERENHIPKLTYDDNLPVSQKREEIIEAIKANQVVIIAGETGSGKTTQIPKMCLEAGLGRFGFIGHTQPRRIAARAVSTRIAAELGEELGQSVGYKVRFNDVTSDTSYIKLMTDGILLAETAHDRKLLNYDCIIIDEAHERSLNIDFLLGYLKKLLKVRSDLKLIITSATINTKRFSEHFDNAPIIEVSGRTYPVEVVYRPLGETEDSDTDDEVETDEKDLRNGILNAIRFLFKEYGREDILVFLPGEREIMDIAKFLSKAHLPNTEILPLYARLATSDQNKIFAPHSTVRVVLATNVAETSLTVPGIKYVIDPGTARISRYSPRTKVQSLPIEKISKASADQRKGRCGRVSEGVCVRLYSKEDFDLRQDFTDPEILRTNLASVILQMVSLRLGNITVFPFIDPPSGKQITDGIRLLEEVGAINESRGLSTDELRLTKIGTDLSKIPCDPRLSRMLVEANKEGALSEVLVIVSAMAVMDPRERPVDKQEQSRQQHSRFDDEKSDFLAYLNLYHYICKCQKEMSNSQLRKKLKSEFISYLRVREWFDLLRQLRASCQILKYTLNDVPAGYDAVHRSILSGLLSQVGHYDDNDKGLYLGARGIKFVIHPSSVLNKKKPKWICAGELNETSRLFARTVASIDPLWVESIGRHLVKKNYAEPHWSKSKGSVVANLTISLYGLPVVQGRKVLYTSIDPKLCRELFIRDGLVGGDIECNHAFFRHNLDVIDEVEHVEDKLRRRDLLVDSSVLEEFYDKKLPEDILTQKHFDKWWKEKRKSEPDYLNFSIDLVSKDAFNQVEEHDFPEFWHYDSFKLPLSYVFDPTSKDDGVTVHIPLAIVNRINSREFAYQIPGLRLEFLTSLIKSLPKRLRKNLIPAPNYAKALSESLGEPCKDDLYVKAAKELTRMGGEIVSCDDFDKTLIEKHLFMIFSIEDEKGKVIKKGRNFDAIAASLQGQVKDALSKYSTKTDKDQKPLNEWNFGTIKTTEVTCQNGIEITAYPALTDKGQGVTLELYDSKYKQQKAMWIGQRKLLSLGLKQPTAYLEQHLPNKSKLSMYYQPLGTVKDLINDLMLASIDVIMVENNAPVYDEESFKKLLEKVRADLNDTALKLCSTVEKILLKAHELKRKLKGQLNLAVAYSYKDMAAQLDSLVYKGFLSSTKVEYLEQIPRYLDAMLYRIEKVHRDVNRDLVHTRKIEEVNTLYKNTLSRYKYTAIPDDLINVKWLIEELRVSYFAQQLGVRVSISDKRISNELKRILEEFPEHG; this is encoded by the coding sequence ATGGCAAATAAAGAACAAGAAAAATTTATCTCAGACGTAAAAAACAGATTTCCATTATTAACTTTCAGACACAGACATCTAATTTCAAGGGAGCTTAATAAGCTCTCTTCTTGTCAGAATGATAAGGTAATTGAGCTTCAGCTTTCTATCAGTGAAAAACTTGAGGAGTATCTTGAGTTTTTTAAGGAGCGTGAAAATCATATTCCTAAATTAACCTACGATGATAATCTTCCTGTATCACAGAAACGTGAGGAAATCATTGAGGCAATTAAAGCCAATCAGGTTGTAATTATTGCAGGTGAAACCGGTTCAGGTAAAACAACTCAGATTCCAAAGATGTGTCTTGAGGCGGGACTCGGACGCTTTGGCTTTATAGGACATACTCAGCCTCGTCGAATTGCTGCTAGAGCTGTAAGTACCAGAATTGCAGCAGAACTAGGTGAAGAACTAGGTCAGAGCGTAGGATATAAGGTCCGATTCAATGATGTAACATCGGATACAAGCTATATTAAGCTTATGACTGATGGTATTCTGCTCGCTGAAACAGCTCATGACAGAAAGCTTTTGAATTATGACTGCATCATAATTGATGAGGCTCATGAGCGATCTTTAAATATTGATTTTCTTCTGGGCTATCTAAAAAAACTATTAAAGGTTCGCTCTGATCTTAAGCTGATTATTACCTCTGCGACCATCAATACCAAACGTTTTTCAGAGCATTTTGATAATGCTCCAATCATTGAGGTTTCAGGTAGAACCTATCCTGTTGAGGTTGTCTACAGACCATTAGGTGAGACTGAGGATTCCGATACGGATGATGAGGTTGAGACAGATGAGAAGGATCTTAGAAATGGTATTTTAAATGCCATAAGATTCCTGTTCAAAGAGTATGGCCGAGAGGATATTCTGGTATTTCTTCCTGGAGAACGAGAGATCATGGATATTGCCAAGTTCCTCTCCAAGGCTCATCTGCCGAATACAGAAATCCTTCCGCTGTATGCCCGTCTGGCCACATCTGATCAGAATAAGATTTTTGCTCCTCACTCAACAGTAAGAGTTGTTCTTGCTACCAATGTCGCAGAGACCTCTTTAACCGTACCAGGTATTAAATATGTTATTGATCCCGGTACCGCAAGAATCAGCCGCTATTCTCCAAGAACCAAAGTTCAGAGTCTCCCAATTGAAAAAATTTCAAAAGCCAGTGCCGATCAGAGAAAAGGCCGCTGCGGACGTGTTAGTGAAGGTGTCTGTGTAAGACTTTACTCAAAGGAAGATTTTGACTTAAGACAGGATTTTACTGATCCTGAAATCTTAAGAACCAACCTGGCTTCGGTTATCCTGCAGATGGTGTCCTTAAGACTTGGAAATATCACTGTCTTTCCTTTCATTGATCCTCCATCAGGAAAACAGATTACTGACGGTATCAGACTTTTAGAGGAAGTAGGAGCCATAAATGAATCTCGAGGCTTGTCTACAGATGAGCTCAGACTTACCAAAATTGGTACGGATTTATCAAAAATACCTTGTGATCCTCGACTTTCAAGAATGCTTGTGGAGGCTAACAAGGAAGGAGCTTTATCAGAGGTCCTGGTTATTGTTTCTGCTATGGCAGTTATGGATCCTCGAGAAAGACCTGTTGATAAACAGGAGCAGAGCCGTCAGCAGCATTCTCGTTTTGATGATGAGAAATCTGATTTTCTTGCATATCTTAATCTGTATCATTATATCTGCAAGTGCCAGAAAGAGATGAGTAACTCTCAGCTTCGTAAAAAACTGAAATCAGAGTTTATCTCTTATCTGAGAGTCCGTGAATGGTTTGATCTTCTCCGTCAGTTAAGAGCTTCCTGTCAGATACTTAAATATACCTTAAATGATGTGCCGGCAGGTTATGATGCGGTTCATCGCTCCATTTTAAGTGGTCTGCTTTCACAGGTTGGTCATTATGATGATAATGACAAGGGGCTGTATTTAGGAGCCCGTGGTATCAAATTTGTAATTCATCCATCTTCCGTATTAAATAAGAAAAAGCCAAAGTGGATCTGTGCAGGAGAGCTGAATGAAACCTCAAGACTCTTTGCCAGAACTGTTGCCTCAATTGATCCACTGTGGGTTGAGTCAATCGGCAGGCATTTGGTAAAAAAGAATTACGCAGAGCCTCACTGGTCAAAATCAAAGGGCAGTGTGGTTGCTAATCTGACAATTTCCCTCTACGGCCTTCCTGTGGTTCAGGGCAGAAAGGTTCTTTATACCAGTATTGATCCTAAGCTTTGTCGAGAGCTATTTATCCGTGACGGTCTTGTTGGTGGTGATATTGAATGTAATCATGCTTTCTTTAGACATAACCTTGATGTGATCGATGAGGTTGAACATGTAGAGGATAAGCTCAGACGTCGTGATCTTCTGGTAGATTCCTCTGTACTAGAGGAGTTTTACGATAAAAAGCTTCCTGAGGATATTTTAACTCAGAAACACTTTGACAAATGGTGGAAGGAGAAACGTAAGAGTGAACCTGATTATCTGAATTTCTCCATTGACCTGGTTTCAAAGGATGCCTTTAATCAGGTAGAGGAACATGATTTCCCTGAGTTCTGGCATTATGACAGTTTCAAACTGCCTCTAAGCTATGTTTTTGATCCGACATCAAAGGATGATGGTGTAACAGTACATATTCCTCTAGCTATCGTAAACAGAATAAACAGCAGAGAATTTGCTTACCAGATTCCTGGTTTGAGACTGGAGTTTTTAACCTCTCTGATTAAGTCTCTGCCCAAAAGATTAAGAAAGAATCTGATCCCTGCTCCTAATTATGCGAAAGCTCTGTCTGAATCCTTAGGAGAACCATGCAAGGATGATCTTTACGTTAAGGCTGCAAAGGAACTGACCCGTATGGGGGGCGAGATTGTTTCCTGTGATGATTTTGATAAGACTCTGATTGAAAAGCATCTTTTTATGATCTTCTCGATTGAGGATGAAAAGGGCAAAGTTATAAAAAAAGGCCGAAATTTTGATGCTATTGCAGCAAGTCTTCAGGGACAGGTCAAAGATGCTTTAAGTAAATATTCCACAAAAACAGATAAGGATCAGAAACCTCTCAATGAGTGGAATTTCGGAACTATAAAAACAACTGAAGTTACCTGTCAGAACGGAATCGAGATTACAGCCTATCCTGCGCTGACAGATAAGGGTCAGGGGGTAACTCTTGAATTATATGATAGTAAATACAAACAGCAGAAGGCTATGTGGATAGGTCAGAGAAAACTTTTATCTCTTGGATTAAAACAGCCTACAGCATATCTAGAACAGCACTTGCCTAATAAGTCGAAGCTTTCAATGTACTATCAGCCTTTAGGCACTGTAAAAGATCTTATTAATGATCTTATGCTGGCCTCCATTGATGTGATAATGGTGGAGAATAATGCTCCTGTGTATGATGAGGAGAGTTTTAAAAAGCTTTTAGAGAAGGTTCGCGCTGATCTTAATGACACTGCATTAAAACTTTGTTCTACTGTTGAGAAGATTCTGTTAAAGGCGCATGAACTCAAGCGAAAGCTCAAAGGTCAGCTGAATCTTGCTGTAGCATACAGCTATAAGGATATGGCTGCTCAGCTGGATTCTCTGGTATACAAGGGATTTTTAAGTTCTACCAAGGTTGAGTATCTAGAGCAGATCCCTCGATATCTTGACGCTATGCTATATCGAATTGAAAAGGTTCATCGTGATGTTAACCGTGATTTGGTTCATACCAGAAAGATTGAGGAGGTCAATACTCTTTATAAGAACACTCTTTCCAGGTATAAATACACTGCGATACCAGATGATCTTATCAATGTAAAATGGCTTATTGAAGAACTTAGAGTGTCTTATTTTGCCCAGCAGCTTGGTGTTAGGGTAAGTATTTCTGATAAGAGAATTTCCAATGAGCTTAAGCGTATTCTGGAGGAATTCCCAGAACATGGCTAA
- a CDS encoding macro domain-containing protein: protein MIEKEPLVEKLIDILVQYVPSLKNQAQSFSDDYFAQRALLRGLMNMHRVQNKLPPEYFTMQDQLLQAELSEKKLVQTEGLLKAKINSNMSLHQGDITTLKVDAIVNSATPSLLGCFQAGHNCIDNCIHSAAGLQLRYECYKILGGGEAREGTATITHGFNLPCKFVIHVVGPKVGFNISPREKATLASCYTEALKVARKNGVKSLAFCSISTDSLGFPNSVAARIAVNTVNEDLKAHGNDLKIVFSVESDRDAKAYKIEFDPHPEKDSAELHPFFNINLI, encoded by the coding sequence ATGATTGAGAAAGAACCTTTAGTAGAAAAGCTTATCGACATATTAGTACAGTACGTGCCTAGTTTAAAGAATCAGGCTCAATCGTTTTCTGATGACTATTTTGCACAGAGAGCTCTGTTAAGAGGGCTTATGAACATGCATCGAGTGCAGAATAAACTTCCTCCTGAATATTTTACAATGCAGGATCAGTTACTGCAGGCAGAGCTTTCCGAAAAGAAGCTTGTTCAGACAGAGGGGCTTCTAAAGGCAAAAATAAATTCAAATATGAGTCTTCATCAGGGGGACATCACCACTTTAAAGGTTGATGCCATCGTAAATTCAGCAACACCATCTCTCTTAGGCTGTTTTCAGGCAGGGCATAACTGCATAGACAACTGCATTCATTCTGCAGCTGGTCTGCAGCTTCGTTATGAGTGCTATAAGATTTTAGGAGGAGGAGAGGCAAGAGAGGGCACTGCTACAATCACTCACGGCTTCAATCTTCCATGCAAATTTGTAATTCATGTGGTCGGTCCAAAGGTTGGATTCAATATTTCTCCAAGAGAAAAGGCTACTTTGGCCTCATGCTATACAGAGGCTTTAAAGGTGGCAAGAAAGAATGGAGTTAAGTCTCTGGCTTTCTGCAGTATTTCAACTGATTCTCTGGGTTTCCCAAATTCAGTTGCGGCTCGCATTGCAGTAAATACTGTTAACGAAGATCTTAAGGCTCATGGGAATGATTTGAAGATAGTGTTCTCTGTTGAATCTGACAGAGATGCAAAGGCCTATAAGATTGAGTTTGATCCTCATCCAGAAAAGGATAGTGCCGAGCTCCATCCTTTCTTTAATATCAATCTGATTTAA
- a CDS encoding potassium/proton antiporter — MQISDINYAFFIVGLLLSFAILASKLSAFFGTPLLLLFLAIGMLTGEDGVILHIQYTDYRSAFFIANLMLAIILLDGGLRTNFSTMKSVASESTILATIGVVFTSGITGGIAYLLLDISLIESLLLGCIVGSTDAAAVFSLLSRNDGVSLKTNVNSTLQIESATNDPMAILLTTTMIAFASNKATSLTDALLFFATQFGFGIFIGVCFGALARFIIANISLGVGLYCILVIGMGLVGFAVTAYLNGSGFLAIFIIGMFVGNQKTRHVSYILPVSEGFTWLSQITLFLMLGLLVTPHEMLNYWLPGVVIAVVITVIARPIAVFFCLKPFFRAYNNRDLIFMSWVGLRGSVPIVLAIYPVFENLDNPQLYFNVAFVVVIVSLLFQGSLIVPLSKFLKVCTPSVMVPITKSDVGIMLSNDYEILNYRIKEPTFDGAVLRTIPFPKGTSVAAIFRDGKMIKCQGDTPIKVGDILSLIGRDADELLLNSLFSHPLKEKRQPLYKGDKMYAADTLMVELGEQYGFELTTYEKTLTLGDFMSYHIGGYPQPGDRVNLIKISLVVVDLEGDKIRRAGLYLTSELMLEFERKRKDKLIMQKIEQEELERRRKIAQQQLFDSINDDEEYS; from the coding sequence ATGCAGATAAGTGACATTAATTACGCATTCTTTATTGTGGGGTTATTGCTGTCTTTCGCTATTTTGGCATCAAAACTGTCCGCTTTCTTTGGAACACCTCTGTTGCTGTTGTTCCTTGCAATCGGTATGTTAACAGGTGAAGACGGAGTTATTCTTCACATTCAGTATACTGATTACAGATCCGCTTTTTTTATTGCTAACCTGATGCTGGCGATTATTCTGCTTGATGGTGGACTTAGGACCAATTTTTCGACAATGAAATCAGTTGCCAGCGAATCCACGATTCTTGCAACAATCGGTGTTGTGTTTACCTCAGGAATTACCGGTGGCATAGCCTATCTGCTTTTGGATATCTCATTAATAGAGTCTTTGCTTTTAGGTTGTATCGTAGGATCCACAGACGCCGCAGCAGTGTTCTCTCTGCTATCAAGGAATGATGGTGTTTCACTTAAGACTAACGTGAACAGTACACTGCAGATTGAATCTGCAACCAACGACCCTATGGCAATTCTGCTTACTACGACCATGATTGCCTTTGCCTCAAACAAAGCTACATCCTTAACAGATGCTCTTCTGTTCTTTGCAACTCAGTTCGGCTTTGGTATTTTTATCGGAGTCTGTTTTGGCGCGCTTGCTAGATTTATCATTGCAAATATTTCATTAGGTGTTGGACTGTACTGTATTCTCGTTATTGGTATGGGGCTGGTCGGTTTTGCTGTGACCGCCTATTTGAATGGTTCTGGTTTCCTTGCGATTTTTATAATAGGAATGTTCGTAGGTAATCAGAAAACCAGACATGTAAGCTATATTCTGCCTGTATCAGAGGGCTTTACCTGGCTATCTCAGATCACTCTGTTCTTAATGTTAGGTTTACTGGTTACTCCACATGAGATGCTCAACTACTGGCTGCCAGGTGTGGTTATTGCGGTGGTTATAACCGTTATTGCAAGACCTATTGCGGTATTTTTCTGTCTGAAGCCTTTTTTTAGAGCCTATAATAACCGTGATCTGATTTTCATGTCCTGGGTAGGACTACGCGGATCTGTTCCTATTGTACTTGCAATCTATCCTGTATTTGAGAATCTGGATAATCCTCAGCTGTATTTTAATGTTGCTTTTGTGGTGGTTATCGTATCTCTTTTATTCCAGGGATCTCTGATTGTTCCTCTTTCAAAGTTTTTAAAGGTATGTACACCTTCGGTTATGGTTCCTATCACCAAGTCTGATGTTGGCATTATGCTTTCAAATGACTATGAGATTTTAAACTATCGAATTAAAGAACCAACTTTTGACGGCGCTGTTTTAAGAACTATTCCTTTTCCTAAGGGAACTTCGGTTGCGGCAATTTTCCGTGATGGAAAGATGATTAAGTGTCAGGGGGATACTCCAATCAAGGTCGGTGATATTCTCTCATTAATCGGACGTGATGCAGACGAACTTCTTCTGAATTCACTGTTCTCTCATCCTCTAAAAGAGAAGAGACAGCCTTTATATAAAGGTGATAAAATGTATGCCGCTGACACGCTTATGGTTGAATTAGGCGAACAGTATGGATTTGAGCTGACCACCTATGAGAAGACTCTGACTCTAGGTGATTTCATGTCCTATCATATTGGCGGATATCCTCAGCCTGGCGATAGGGTAAATCTGATTAAAATATCTTTGGTTGTTGTTGATCTTGAAGGTGACAAGATCAGAAGAGCTGGTCTGTATCTGACTTCAGAGCTAATGCTGGAATTTGAACGCAAACGCAAAGATAAGCTCATTATGCAGAAAATAGAACAGGAAGAACTTGAACGTCGACGTAAGATTGCTCAGCAGCAGCTGTTTGACAGTATAAATGACGACGAAGAATACTCTTAG